The nucleotide sequence GTAAAAGATATCAACCAAGCTTAGAAAAGTATGTTGCTGAAATGAATGACCTTTTTGGATGGAAGCCTAATGTGTTGCAATGTGGCAGAAGCTGGTTTAAAGACGGGCTTAATGACCGTGCTATAACACGTGATCTAGATTGGGGAATCAAAGGTTCCTGTCGAGAGTGCTGCAGGAAAAGTACTTTTATGTTTGGTTCGAAGCTGTTCTTGGGTATATTTCTTCGACTAAAGAATTGCTCTAGTTAAGAAATTACCAAATTTGTGGAGAAAGTATTATTGGCAAAATCCAACTACAAAATATGTTGCATTTATTGGTAAAGACAATATAGTATTTCATACAATAATTTTCCCGGCAATTTTAATGGCGTGGAATGAAGGAGGAAATGAGCAATACTGTTTACCGCAAAATGTTCCTGCAAATGAATATTTGAATTTTTGAAAGGAAGAAATTTTCCAAGAGCAGAAATTGGGGGAATTGATGTTGACGAATTTTAAATTTGTTTGCTCCTGATTTATTACGTTATACACTTACTGCCAATCTACGAAACCCGTGACCACGGTTTTTTATTGGAAAGAATTTCAGTTAAGAAATAACAGTGAGCTTGCAGATATTCTTGGAAACTTTATAAGCCATACACATTTACTTTTGTGTTCAAACATTTTGATGGTAAAGTTCCCGCTCTTGGAAAACTTGAGAATATTGACGAAAATATGATTAAAGAAATTTCAGAGTATCCTGCACAAGTTGCTGATCTGTTCGAGAAGTATAAAATTCGTGATGGAGTAAATGAAATTATGAATCTTGCACGTGACGGCAATAAATATTTTAATGATAAGGATGGCCCTGGAAAACTGTAAAGTCAGATAAAGAGAAATGCGGTACAACTTTCCAATATTGTGTGGAGACTATTTATACGTTATCGGAATTATTCTCTCCCATTCTTCCTCCAACAGAAAAATTGTTTGTTATATTAAATACACAGCCCGTTATTGGAAAGACTGCGTTAAACCTCAATTAAAGAAGGACATAATTGGAATCAAGCGGAAATTTATTTCCTAAAATGGAAGATGAAAAGATAGAAAGCGCAGATCAATAATCTTCCAAAATCAGAACCTGAAAAAGAAATTGATCCTAATTACTTACCCGATAATTTTATGAAAGTACAACTTCGTACTGCAGAAGTGATTGAAGCAGAAAAAGTTGCGAAGAGCGAGGAAGTTAATAAAGCTTAAAGTTAAACTTGATAATGAAGAACGACTGGTTATTGCAGGGATTGCTAAGTTACCAACCGGAAAATTTGATTGGTAAAAAGTATTAATTATAGCTAAATTTACAACACGCAAAACTAATGGGGCTGGAATCCAGGGTAGATGATTTTGGGCTGTTGAATCTAAGGACGGATCTTTAGAAGTTCTGAATGTCCCTGAATCAGTAAAAATGGAACTAGAGTTAAATAATTATAGGAAGAAGATGAAAAAAGTTATTCTTGCTTTTTGTGTTTTTAGGATTGATTACTGTATTTTGACAAAGTCCACTTGAAAAAATTTCACCAAGTTGCAATTAAAATGGATGCCGATTGCAATCAGGTAAAAATTTAGTTTGGAGTTATTTTGCTGATAAAGGTAATCTTGGGACATTTTACTAATCCAGAAAATGTGGTTAGCCAAAAATCTTTGGACAGAAGAGCAAAATATTTAGCAATGATAATTTAATTGATTTTACTGATCTTCCTGTAAATCAAAATTATATTAATACATTAACGCAGATTGGATTTGAATTAAAACAAAAATCTAAATGGTTTAATGCTGTAAAGCGGCTATACAACTGAAAATCAAATAAACCAGATAACTATAAATTAGTTTGTCAATAAAATAGATGTTGAGGAACATTCATAAAAAGAAATGATGATGTTGAATTTAACCAAACTCAAACGCAAACGATAATCCTACTCAGATTGAAGGACGCACTCACTTAATTATGGTAGTTCTTTCACACAATTAAATCAAATCAATGTTCCCGCCGTACACGATTCCGGTTATAACGGGGCAGGTGTAACAATTGTGTTTTAGATGCTGGGTTTGATAATCTGCCGCACGAAGCATTTTCCTCTATGAATATTATTGCAACATGTGATTTTGTTAACCACGATCCAAACGTAGCAAATCAAGGTGATATGGGTGAAGGATCTCACGGAACTGCAACTTTATCTATTATAGGTGGATTTAAAGAAGGACAATTAGTTGGTCCGGCCTACGCTTCAAATTTTATATTGGCTAAAACAGAAAACACCGATAGTGAAACCCCTGTTGAAGAAGATAATTGGATTGCCGGACTTGAATGGGCAGATAGTATTGGTGTTGATGTAACTTCTACATCTCTAAGCTATTTAGATTATGATTCACCTTTTACAAGTTATACTTGGCAAGACATGGATGGTAATACCGCACTTATTACAATTGCTGCAGATCTTGCAGCCGGAAAGGGAATTGTAGTTGTAAATGCAGCAAGTAATAATGGTTTGAACACATCGCATAATACGTTAGGTGCGCCTGCTGATGGTGATAGTGTTTTCACAATCGGCGCAGTTACTTCTAGTGGAACGCGTTCATCTTTTAGTTCAGTTGGGCCTACCTTTGATGGCCGATTTAAACCTGATTTAATGGCAATGGGTTCAAATGTTTATCATGCAAGCTCATTTGGAAATTCTTACTCTGCTGGAAGTGGAACTTCGTTTAGTTGTCCTTTAGCTGCAGGCGTTTGTGCGCTTATCATACAAAAAATCCGTCTCTTACTCCTATGGAAGTATTGCAGTTATTAAGATCTACTGCAACACAGAGTAGTAGTCCGGATAATTTGTACGGATGGGGAATTATAAATGCACTTAGCGCTATTAATTTAGTTGTTGTCCCAGTTGAACTAACAATGTTTAGTGGAGTTTTTGAAGATGGTAAAGTTAATCTACAATGGATTACAGCAACAGAGTTAAATAATTTTGGATTTGAAATAGAAAGAAGAGATGATTATTCTGTTTATGAAAAAATTGGTTTTGTTAACGGAAACGGGACAAGCACAAACAGAGTTACGTATAACTTTCTTGATCAAAATTTATCATCAAATAGATATTATTATAGATTAAAACAATTAGATTTTGATGGAAGTTTTGAATATTCATCAGAAGTTGCAGTTGACATTATAACGCTAAACGATTTTAAGCTATTTCAAAATTATCCAAATCCATTTAATCCAACCACGAATATTAAATATTTTGTACCATCTCAGGGCAATTAAAAATGGGTTTGTTTGATATTTTAGGAAATGAAGTTAAAACGCTAGTTAATGAAGATGTGCAAGCGGGATCGTATGAAATAAGCGTTGACGGCAGTAACTTAGCAAGTGGAACTTATTTTGTTAAGATGATTTCTCAAAGCAATCAACAAACAATTAAAATAAGTCTAATTAAGTAATTTTTAAGCTGATTCTTTAGAAAAGCTAAAGAATCAGTATTAATTGCCTTGATTTTCAATCCCTCAATTGATAAAATTTAAAGTTAAATTTGTATAAATATTTCAGGAGACAATAATGTACTTTAGGTTATCCATTTTACTCGTTGCCTTAATAACAATTCTATTTGCCTCTATGTTCACCGGAGCATTCTAAGATCGTAGTTGCACAGTATGATGATGCAAAATAACGATGGATGAATTTGAAAAAGCATACTCAAAAAATGTTGGTGGATTAGAAGTTGCCCAGAAAGATAGTTTTGAAAACTATAAAAATTTTGCAGACCTCTACACTAATTTCAAAATAAAATTGGAAGACGCAAAATCCCGCGGCTTTCAAAATGACCCAGAGCTTAATAATGAATTAATAGATTACAAAAAGAAAGTTGGATCATCTTATTTACTTGAGAAATATCTTGTAGAACCTAACATTAAAGATTGGTATGAAAAAGGAAGACTGAAATTCGTGCAAGCCATCTTATGATTAGAGTTGATTCCACTGGAGAAGAAGCGGCAAATAAATATACTCAATCTTTGCTGGATAGTATTAAAAAGGTGCGAAGTTTGAAGACATGGTTTTACAATTTTCACAAGATCAATTTTCTAAACCTAAAGAAGGCGATATATTTTATTTTACAGCAGGTCAGCTTCCATTTGAGTTTGAAGATGCCGCTTACAAAACTGAAAAAGGAAAAGTTTATCCTGAAGTTGTAAAAACTAAATTTGGATATCATATAATTAAAGTAACAGATAGGAAACCAAGAGTTCCTAAAATACAAGCCAGTCATATTTTAATTAGTTACATAGATCCTGCAGGCGAAGTTGATACTGCAGCTGCATATCTTACAATGGATAGCGTTTTAACTGAATTAAAAGCAGGTAAAGATTTTGCTGATGTTGCAATGAAATATTCTGATGATTCCGGTACAAAGAAAAAGGCGGAGATTTAGGATTCTTTGAAAGAAGAATGATGGTTCAGGAGTTTGATGAAGCTGCTTTCAATTTAGCGGTGGGAGAGGTTTCCGAAAGTTGTTAAAACTAATTTTGGCCTTCATGTAATAAAAGTAACCGGTAAAGAAGAATATCCATCTTATGAAGATGAAAGAGAAAATCTTAAAAATTTATTAAAACGTTCACGTTATCCAGAATTGTATGCAGACCTAATTAACAGTTATAAAAAAGAATTTAATTATAATGTAAATGAAACTGTAATCCAGCAAATAATTGGATACAATGATTCAACAGTTATCGGTGGCGAAATGAAAGGCTTAGATGAAATTGGCAGCAAACCAATATTTAGCTTTAATAACTACACAGAAACCGTGAGTGATTTTTATTCAAAACTAAAATCTGAAACTGAATTTAGTGGTAAAAGATTTTCTGAAGATGTAATTAAAAAAGGTATTACTAAATATTCTGAACAGGCATTGCTTGAACAAAAAGCACTGGTACTTGATAAAACCGATCCTCAATTTGCTGATCTGATGAAAGATTACCAAAATGGAATATTTATCTTCAAATTGCAGGAAGAAGAAGTATGGAATAAAGTAAGTGTAGATAGTATTAAGTTATATGATTACTATCAAAAGAATATAGAAAAATATTCCTGGCCGGATAGAGTTGGCTATACTGAAATCTATGCAAGAAAAGATTCTGTTATTAAACATTATTATAGCTTGCTAAAAGATGGAGAAAATTTTGATTCGTTAGCTGCAAAAACTGAAAGATCACAAGTAAAGGATAAAAGCGGCAAATATGATTTGCAGGTTATTGGTTCCAGTGAGTTTTCTAAAATCGTAAATAACTTAAATAAGATTGGTGATTACACTGAACCAATTGCTAATCCGGGTGGTTTCTCAATCTTAAGATTAGATGTTAAAGATTCTGCAAGATTAAAAACATTTGAAGAAGCTAAACCTGAAGTTTCTGGTGGATTCCAAGAGTATGAAAGTAAACGACTTGAAAATGAATATATCGATTCCTTAAAGAAAAAGTATTTGCCCGTTATTAATTATGATGAATTGCGAAAAGCATTTAAACAAAACAGTAATTAAAATAATTTTTCTTTTTGGAGTGCTTGCAATTACAGCGTGTTCTAAAGAACAAAAGAAAGACGATTTTATAGCTCGCGTTAATGAATCTTATCTGACCAGGGAAGAATTTGATTCCCTGGCAGATACTTCTAATCTAAATTCTGCACAAAAGAACAACTGATTAATAATTGGATATACCAGGAAATTTTATTCCAAAAGCTGCTGATGAAGGAATTACAAAGCAGGAAGATTATTTGAATATCCTAAAAAATCTTCTTCTGAATTAGCTGCAGCAATGCTGATTAGTAAATTCGAATCCTCGGAAGATATAGATTACTCAGATAATGAACTGCTTGAATATTATGAATCTAACAAGGGTTATTTCAGGTTAAATTCGGATTCATATCAATTGAATAAAGTCTCGTTCAGCAATGAAGATAACGCAATAAAATTTAGAAATTATGCTTTAGATAGTGATTGGAAAAAGGCTGTAAGTGTTTTTGTAAGTGATTCATCGCTTGTTAAAAATATTGAATCCGAGTTTGTTGAAGAAAATAATATCTATCCTGTCCAACTATCCAGAATAATAAATGATTTTTACCCTGAAGAAATTAGTATTGTAATTACAGAAAAACCTGGATATTATTCCATAGTACAATTCCTAAGTAAATACGGCAAACAATCGACACCGCCATTAGAGATAATTAAATCAAAAGTTGCGAAAAGATTTATTGCTGAGAAAAGAAAATTCTTGTTGAAGAATATCTTAAAACTCTTTATTCCCAAAATGAAATTGAGATAAAAAAATGAAAATAAAAATTGCAATTCTTGTTCTATTCATGTCCGTTGGATTATTTGCGCAACAAGCGCTTGATAAAATTGTTGCGGTTGTAGATAACGAAATTATTCTTCAAAGTGAACTTGATTTTCAAGTAGGAATTTTTGCTTCACAAAGACAAATTGATCCCAGTACTCCCGGATTAAAAGAGCAATTGCTTAATACTATGATTGAGGAAAAACTTATTTACGCTCAAGCTGATCTTGATTCTATCACAATAACTGAAGATGAAATTAATCAACGAATTGATTACCAAATAAATTCTTTTGTTCAGCAATATGGCTCAATCGCCAACATAGAAAAAATTTATGGGATGAGCATCGATAGAATAAAAAGAGAATTGCGTGATGAGGTTAGAAAAAGTTTGATGTCTCAAAGACTACAGGAAAAAACTTTGGAAGAGTACAAGCAAGTAGAAGAGAAGTTGAAGAGTTTTTTGATGTCTATAAAGACAGCATAGGCATTATTCCAGAAAAATTAACTATTTATCATATTTTTCAAAATCCTAAAGCAAGTGCAAAGCTAAAGCAAAAATTTTATGATAAAGCAGTATCACTATTAGATTCTATTAAAGCAGGTGCAGATTTTTCTGAACTTGCAAAAAATTATTCTGATGATCCCGGAAGTGCTGCACAAGGCGGAGATCTTGGTTTTGTAAAGAAAGGTGTTTTCTATCCCGAATTTGAAGAAGCAGCATTTAAATTAAATATAAACGAAATTTCTACGGTTATTGAATCACCAGTTGGATTTCATATCATACAGCTTATGGAAAAACGCGGCGAGTCCATTCATACAAGGCATATTCTTGTAAAGATAAAAGCTGATGAAGATGCTGATCTTCAAACGATAGATTTTCTTTCTGAAGTCCGTGATAGTATTCAAAAAGGATTGGGCACTTTTCAAGAGTATGCAAAAAAATACAGCGAGGATAAAGATAGTTCGCCTTTCGGTGGTGAGTTAGGCGATTTTTATATAAGCCAGTTGGATAAAGCATTGTTGGATGCTGTTGGCAAATTAAAACAGGGTGAGATTGGATTTCCAAGACGTTTGGAATATGCACCCGGTACTTATGGTTATCATGTAGTTTGGTTAAAGGCAAGAGTTCCGCAGCATAAAGCAAGCTTAACAGATGATTACGCGGAAGTGAAAAAGCTTGCTGATGAAAATAAAAAACAAATAGAATACACCAAGTGGATTGAAACAATTAAAAGTAAAATTTATTGGGAAGTTAGAATTTAAAAGACAGGATTTTAAGTGAGCGAAACAGGTCCAGGCAGCAATGATGTTCAATTAGTAGAACAATTAAATAAAAAAGTACTGCAAATAAAATCTGAAATTGCCAAAGTTATTGTTGGGCAAGATGAGATTATTAATCAACTTATTATTTCGTTGTTATCGCGCGGTCATTGCTTATTAGTTGGTGTGCCGGGTCTTGCAAAAACTCTCTTGATCAAAACGCTTGCAGAAGTCATGGATTTGAAGTTTAGCCGTATCCAGTTTACTCCAGATCTTATGCCTAGTGATATAACGGGAACAGAAATTCTAGAAGAAGATCTTGCGACAAAGAGAAGAAATTTTAGATTTATTTCTGGACCAATCTTTGCTAACATAATTCTTGCTGATGAAATAAATAGAACACCACCTAAAACTCAAGCTGCTTTGTTGGAAGCAATGCAAGAGCATAAAGTAACTGCCGCAGGTCATACATATCAATTACCCGAACCATTTTTTGTTCTTGCAACTCAAAATCCAATTGAACAAGAGGGAACATATCCGTTACCTGAGGCACAACTTGATAGATTTATGTTCAATCTTTGGTTGGATTATCCTTCTGTAGAAGAGGAATTAAAGATAGTACAAACAACAACGAGTGAATATAAAGCAAGTTTAAACAAAGTTGTTTCTGCAGATGAACTAATAATTTTTCAAGATCTTGTTAGAAAAGTTCCCGTTGCACAAAATGTAATTGAATTTGCTGTTAAAGTTTCTAATATGACGAGACCAACGAATGGCACCTCTCCAAAATATGTTAAGGATTGGGTAATCTGGGGTGCTGGCCCAAGAGCTTCTCAGTATTTAGTTATGGCTGCAAAAACTCGAGCAATTATTCAAGGCAGATTTACTCCTAATATAGATGATGTAAAAGCATCAATGCTTCCTGTACTAAGACACAGAATAATTACAAATTTTAGTGCTGAGGCTGAAGGAATAGCTTCTGTTGATGTGATAAAAAGAGTTGAAGCTGAGGCGTAATATAAACTTATCTACAATCTAGCAATCGAATAATTTTTATACGCAAAATATATCTCTGTAGCCGCTGTTTTTATAACTGTTGTTGTAGGAACTGCCAATAACATTCCAATTAATCCAAACAACTCACCACCGATTATAATAAGTAGTATAATTATAATTGGATGCATGTCCACGCTTTTTGAAAAAACATAAGGCTGAACTATACCATTATCTAATGTATAGGTTAAAGCAACAATCATCATAATTAATGGCACTTGGGATAAATCACCAGTTTGCATTATTGAGAGTACAATTGCGGGTACACCGCCGATTATCGGTCCTAGATATGGAATTAAATGACCGATGCCAGCAATTGCACCAAGAGGAAGTGCGTTTGGTAATCCTATAAAATAAAATCCAAAACCTATTGCTGTACCAACAAACATTGCATCAAAAATCCAGCCTCTAACAAACCTGCCAAGTTGCAGACTGATTCTTTTCAATATCCAATAAGACATTTCAAAATATTTATTTGGAAGAATATGAATTAATGATTTATGAATTACAGCACTGTCTTTAAGCAGATAAAATGTGATGAACGGGACGATGACTAAAAAAGCAGCAATTGAAACGATTCCGCTAACATATTGTGTGATGTGGTTTATTGCATCATTAAATGATGTTGATAAAATCTCTTGAACTTTATTAGAAAGTTCGCCTTTGTTAAAAAGGGAAAAACACCCAATATCTTTTTTTTCAAGATCATTTAGTTCTTCGTTTAAAGAAAAATCTTTTAGTGATGCTAATACTTGATCCATCTGATAAAAAACTTTGGTATAACAAACGAAAGACCGAAGTACAGTAAAAATCCCACGACAGTAAAAACGATTAAAGTAGAAATGGTTCGAGTAAATCCTTGTCCTTCAAGCAGTCTAACAAATGGAGCAAAAATAAAACCAAGAAGAACTGAAATTGCAATCAATACTAAAACATTAATAAGTATAAATGATAAGTAAAAAAGTGAGACAACACCCAAAGCAAAAGAGATAAACCAGAAATATTTATTATTAAATAATTCCATATTCTAATTAACTAACAGCTTCTATTCTTCTTACTGATGGTACTTCTTTCATAATTGCCCTTTCAATTCCTGCTCTTAATGTCATAATTGATAATGGACAGATCTCACAGGAACCTGTTAATCTTACTTTTACAATCCCATCATTTGTAACTTCAACTAACTCAACATCTCCATTATCTGCCTGTAAATAGGGCCTAATGTTGTTTAGTGCTTTTTGTATTTCGTTTTCCATCTAAGGTATTCATTTTAAATCTTGACTAATTTTACTACAAATATCGTTTTAAATAATACTTAAAACAAAATTAATCATCATCACCAAGCAGTATTTCTATCTTTTCTGATGCGTTAGCGTTTCTGATATTAACTTGTTCAGTTAGCTTGTGTGAAATATCAAATAAAATTTTTGTTTCATTTGCTTCCGGCATACAAATTACCATAGGTTCTCCTTTATCTCCACCCATTCTAATTCTTGGATCTATTGGAATACCGCCAAGTAACGGTGCGTTGAGTTCATCACACATTTGTTGTCCTCCGCCGGAACCAAAAATATCATATTGCTTTCCGGTATCAGGAGCAATAAAGTAACTCATATTTTCAACTACACCCAGAATTGGAACATTAACCCGTTCAAACATTTTTAAAGCTTTACGTGCATCAATAAGTGAAACCTCTTGAGGTGTTGTAACTATAACAGCACCAGTTAATGGAATTGTTTGAACTAATGTTAATTGTATATCGCCTGTACCGGGAGGCATATCAAAAAGAAGAAAATCAAGTTCGCCCCAATCAACATCAGTCATAAATTGTTTTATTGCACCGCTTGCCATTGGTCCGCGCCAAATAACTGGAGCTTTATCATCCACTAAAAGTCCGATTGACATAAATTTTATTCCATGGCTTTCAAGAGGAATCATTTTAACAGAATTTTCTGCTTGATAAACTTTTGGTTTATCTGTTGTTCCGAGCATTAGAGGAATACTTGGTCCATAAATATCAGCATCTATTAAACCAACACTTGCTCCATCTTTTGCAAGAGCAACTGCAAGATTTACTGCAACCGTGCTTTTACCTACTCCACCTTTACCGCTAGCAACTGCAATTGTATTTTTAACTCCTGGAAGCACTGCATCTTTTCTAGCATCTTTATGAGTGGATACATTTGAAGCTGATTTTGAGATAATATTTAATTCAATAGTATTCAATCCGTTAAATTCTTTTTTTAAGTGATCAATAATCAAACTCTTTATATCATCTGAGCTATTTGTATTTAGAGAAATATCTAACAATAAATTATCGTTACTAAACTCAAATTTTCTAATTGAATTTAGCGCTAATGTACTTGTATTTACTTTATCATTACTAAACTTTTTTAATGAATTTACTATAGTACTTTTTGTGATCTCGAACATTTTACTTTCCCGTTTTCTTTTAAATATATTTAAAGACATCTATTGATAATAAAATTTTTTTAATTGGTTAGATTTCAAAATTATTTACCAAAAGGTTTTTTGTTTCTAACTGCCATAGCTTTTAAAGCATGATTCATAAGCCATTCCTGGCTATTTACTTTTTTAATATTTTCTTTTACTTCGGGAAAAACATAAGAGCCGTCTGCTTGCAGAATTTTGGCTTTTACATTATCCTTTAATGCGACTTTAATTAAGGTCTTAATAATTTCTTCTTTTAATCTTGGATTCTCAATCGGGAATGCAACTTCAACCCTTCTATCAAGATTTCTTTGCATCATATCTGCGCTGCTTAAATAAATTTCCTCGTTTCCATCATTATAAAAATAAAAGACTCTGCTGTGTTCAAGATATCTGCCAACAATGCTCCGTACTTCTATATTTTCGCTAAGATCTTTTCACCCGGCACAAGGCTGCAAACACCTCTTACAATTAGTTTAATTTCAACACCGGAATTTGAAGCTTCATAAAGGGCACAAATTATTGCGGGATCAACTAACGAATTTAATTTCATAACAATTTTTGCTTCTTTACCTGCGCCAGCATTATCAATCTCTCTATTAATCAAATCAATAAATTTTTCACGCATATTAACAGGAGAAACAAATAATTTTTTATACTCTTTTTGTTTGGAGTATCCTGTTAAGAAATTAAAAATATCCGAAACATCGCTGCATATATCATCATCAGAAGTAAAAAAACCTAAATCCGTGTAAAGTTTTGCGGTAGTCGCGTTGTAGTTCCCTGTCGCAAGATGTACGTATCTTTTTACACCATCATATTCTTTTCGTACAACAAGTGTCATCTTTGCGTGTGTCTTTAATCCAACCAAACCATAAACAACATGTACTCCAACTTTTTCAAGTGCACGTGCCCAATAAATATTATTCTGCTCATCAAATCTTGCTTTTAACTCTACAAGCACAGCAACCTGTTTGCCCATTTCTGCGGCTTCAATCAGGCATTTTACGATTGGTGAATCAGGACCAACTCTGTAGAGAGTTTGTTTAATTGCAAGCACATCCGGATCAAGAGCAGCTTGTTTAATAAAATCTATAATTGGTGAAAACGAGTGATACGGGTGATGAAGCAAAATATCTTTTTGTCTTATGATAGAAAAAAATCTTCATCTTCTTCAAACACTTTTGGGGTTATAGGATAAAACGGTTTTTCTTTTAGTTGATGAAGCGGTAGTTTAAACAATCCCATAACATCGCTTAAACCTAAAGGGCCATCAGCCGTGTGAACATCTTCCATAGTAATCTGAAGATTATCCACCAAAGTGTTTAACATAAATTCTGGCATTGGATGACCAACTTCTAATCTTACAACACTACCAAATCTACGTTGTTTAATATTTTCTTCAATTACACTTAACAGGTCATCAGCCTCATCTTCCTGAAGTTCAATATCAGTATCACGAGTAATGCGAAATCTGTGTGCCTCAACTATTTCCATTCCGGGAAAAAGCAAAGCCAGGTTTGCATCTATAAGATCACCTAGCCAGATGTAGGTGGCGCTAAAATTTCCGTTTACTCCTAATGTTTTATTTGGTTCAAGTATATTATCTATTTGAAGTAACCTTGAAAGAATGCTTGGAACTTTTACTCTTGCAAAATGATTTTCACCATTTGGTTTCCTAATTAATATTGCAAGGCTTAAACTTAAATTTGAAATGTATGGAAACGGTCTGCCTGGGTCGAATGCAAGGGGAGTTAGTACCGGATAAACTTCTTTTTTAAAATACTGTGTAAGTTTTGTTTTACCCTCATCACTTATTTCGTCCATCGATAACAGTTTAATATTGTTTTCGTATAAAGCTGGAATAATCTGTGAAGTCCAATAATTATCTAAAGTTTTAAGTAAAGGCTTTAATAATTTTTCAACTTTTCTTAACTGCTCAATTGGTGTTAATCCATCAATCGATGGTTCTTCTATATGTGCGGCAATTTGTTCTTTTAAACCTGCAATTCTAATCATATAAAATTCATCTAAGTTGGAACAAAAAATTGAAATGAATTTTACTTTTTCTAAAAGAGGTAATTCAGGATTTAGCGCTTCTTCTAAAACGCGTTTATTAAACTCAATCCAGCTTAAATCTCTGTTTATAAAATTTTCGGGTTTGCTGTACTTTTTTAGTAATTCTTTGGTATTCATATAAATCTATTACAATTGGGCACAAATATAAGCTATTTGCAAAAGATTTGCCGTGATAAAAGTGTTACATCGGCATTAAAAATCAGTTAAAAAGAGGATTAAACCGAAAAGAAAGTTATTTCTTCCAAAAGTAAGGTGTAAAAATTATTAGAACGGTAAAAGTTCTAATCTGCCGAGCAGCATTAAAAAGCTAAGCAGCCATTTTGCAAGTTCTGGTAAATGATTGAAATTTGCCACAGGTCCAACAGTCCCGATGCCCGGACCAACATTACCCAGACAAGTTGCTACTGCGCCAACCGACGAGATAAAATCAACACCCATAAGCGAAAGCATAATTGAGCCAAATACAAAAATTAAAATGTAAATAATAAAAAAGGCTTGCACATTAGAAATAATTTCTGATGAAACTGCTTTGCCGTTTAATCTAACCGGAATTATTGCTCTTGGATGGA is from Ignavibacteriales bacterium and encodes:
- the apbC gene encoding iron-sulfur cluster carrier protein ApbC → MFEITKSTIVNSLKKFSNDKVNTSTLALNSIRKFEFSNDNLLLDISLNTNSSDDIKSLIIDHLKKEFNGLNTIELNIISKSASNVSTHKDARKDAVLPGVKNTIAVASGKGGVGKSTVAVNLAVALAKDGASVGLIDADIYGPSIPLMLGTTDKPKVYQAENSVKMIPLESHGIKFMSIGLLVDDKAPVIWRGPMASGAIKQFMTDVDWGELDFLLFDMPPGTGDIQLTLVQTIPLTGAVIVTTPQEVSLIDARKALKMFERVNVPILGVVENMSYFIAPDTGKQYDIFGSGGGQQMCDELNAPLLGGIPIDPRIRMGGDKGEPMVICMPEANETKILFDISHKLTEQVNIRNANASEKIEILLGDDD